A stretch of the Filimonas lacunae genome encodes the following:
- a CDS encoding aldo/keto reductase, which yields MSAITKIALGNNGPLVSKLGLGCMRMSSVWGGPTNDENESVATIQQALDSGINFLNTGDFYGHGHNELLVGKAIKGRRDDAFISVKFGAIFYGGQWLGLDLRPMAIKNFINYSLVRLGIDTIDLYQPCRMDNSVPVEDIIGTVADLIKEGKVRYLGVSEITADQLRKAHSVHPVSALEIGYSLADRQIESELLPTAKELGIGVVAFANTAEGLLTGDMKAPLAANDYHTHFSRFQGDNLIKNLEKVDVLKKMAVEKGYTPTQLAIAWVNAQGEHIMPLVSMSRRTRLPENIQAMDIVFTPEEMKVLNTEFAPGAILGGTYLQR from the coding sequence ATGAGTGCAATAACAAAAATAGCATTGGGTAATAATGGCCCGCTGGTGTCGAAGCTGGGATTAGGTTGCATGCGAATGTCGTCTGTTTGGGGCGGGCCCACCAATGATGAGAACGAAAGTGTGGCTACTATTCAGCAGGCATTAGATAGCGGCATCAATTTTTTAAATACAGGTGATTTCTATGGCCATGGCCACAATGAGCTGCTGGTGGGTAAGGCTATTAAGGGCAGAAGGGATGATGCTTTTATCAGTGTAAAGTTTGGAGCTATTTTCTATGGCGGCCAATGGTTAGGACTGGATCTGCGTCCCATGGCTATAAAAAACTTTATCAACTATTCGCTGGTGCGCCTTGGCATTGATACCATCGATTTATACCAGCCATGCCGGATGGATAATAGTGTGCCTGTAGAAGATATAATAGGAACGGTAGCCGATTTGATTAAAGAAGGGAAGGTGCGTTACCTGGGTGTATCGGAAATTACGGCAGATCAACTGCGTAAGGCGCATAGCGTGCACCCGGTAAGTGCGCTGGAGATAGGCTATTCTTTGGCTGATCGCCAGATTGAAAGCGAGCTGCTGCCTACTGCTAAGGAACTGGGTATTGGAGTGGTAGCTTTTGCCAACACTGCAGAGGGGCTGTTGACAGGTGATATGAAAGCCCCGCTTGCGGCTAATGATTACCATACCCACTTCTCCCGCTTCCAGGGTGATAACCTTATTAAAAACCTGGAGAAGGTAGATGTGTTAAAGAAAATGGCCGTTGAAAAAGGATATACTCCTACGCAACTGGCTATTGCCTGGGTGAACGCGCAGGGCGAACATATAATGCCGTTGGTAAGCATGAGTCGCAGAACCAGGTTGCCGGAAAACATACAGGCTATGGATATTGTGTTTACACCGGAGGAAATGAAGGTGTTGAACACGGAGTTTGCACCCGGAGCCATTCTGGGTGGCACTTACCTGCAACGTTAA
- a CDS encoding LuxR C-terminal-related transcriptional regulator — protein sequence MHLCFCTPSAFAQQRYIDSLQQLLGRGALPDYEKTILRCQLARACFETDINKALALTGSGQQASGANAKAWVYATRIHLLVQQKNKPAAYAALDSALLYINKTTDSVARAMVWFRNGWLDLVENENDMAVTKLLKALELFTANRQYGYASITCHYLASIYSYGADEKRQTEYALQGYRLAQQSGEPDVLNTAYYTMGQHFYDAYKLHSSQRNLLDSACYYYRQSIAISNQQKGLVLVRSNTAGVALNLANIYFQHFSAADRDSVFHYLAIAEQIATETHLTEVLVNCYGMRSEYALQSGDAAGAEQLLLTALLQVDAATVKMPLTRSRIFKALERVAEQRNDTKAALGYLKSYVSSNEEAISQERMANAQRIDARYRAAQQEQKIVLLQQEAAFASKRNWLYTGLGIAVLAALALLLVSYNYRLKASLRKHELADKEKEEAELKVRLKEAETNQLLAEQALLRERQQRLEKELLAEQLQKEEKSQLMELLADKTSPQDDQVKRLVKRQQQMDEEYEGLKTDFVEVHASFFECLRQRSGDALTRLDMKYCAYILMGLSNKDISVRLSIEPKSIRMARYRIKQKLGLGKEDSLDHFIRALG from the coding sequence TTGCACCTCTGTTTTTGTACACCATCTGCTTTTGCGCAGCAACGTTATATCGACTCTTTACAACAGCTTTTAGGCAGGGGCGCGCTACCTGATTACGAGAAAACAATACTTCGTTGCCAACTGGCGCGGGCCTGTTTTGAAACGGATATCAACAAAGCGCTGGCATTAACGGGTAGTGGGCAGCAGGCTTCCGGGGCAAACGCCAAAGCCTGGGTGTATGCTACCCGCATACATTTACTGGTGCAGCAGAAAAATAAACCGGCCGCTTACGCCGCGTTGGACAGTGCTTTACTATATATAAATAAAACAACCGATTCTGTAGCCAGGGCGATGGTCTGGTTTAGGAATGGCTGGCTTGACCTGGTGGAGAACGAAAACGATATGGCGGTAACCAAGCTGCTGAAAGCTTTGGAGTTGTTTACCGCTAACCGGCAATATGGCTATGCTTCCATCACCTGCCACTATCTGGCCAGCATTTACAGTTATGGGGCCGATGAAAAACGGCAAACAGAATATGCCCTGCAAGGTTACCGGCTGGCGCAACAAAGTGGTGAGCCGGATGTACTTAACACGGCTTATTATACTATGGGGCAGCATTTTTACGATGCTTATAAATTACATAGCAGCCAGCGTAATCTGCTGGATTCTGCGTGCTACTATTATCGTCAGTCCATCGCTATCAGCAACCAGCAAAAAGGACTGGTGCTGGTGCGCAGCAATACGGCAGGGGTTGCCCTGAACCTGGCTAATATCTATTTTCAACATTTTTCCGCCGCTGACCGGGACAGTGTGTTCCATTACTTAGCCATTGCCGAACAAATAGCCACAGAAACGCATCTTACCGAAGTGCTGGTGAACTGCTATGGCATGCGCAGTGAATATGCCTTGCAAAGCGGCGACGCTGCCGGGGCTGAGCAGTTGTTGCTGACAGCCTTACTACAGGTAGACGCAGCCACAGTAAAAATGCCGCTCACCCGTTCGCGCATTTTTAAAGCCCTGGAAAGGGTGGCGGAACAACGCAATGATACTAAAGCTGCATTAGGGTACCTTAAAAGCTATGTCTCGAGTAATGAAGAAGCCATCAGTCAGGAAAGAATGGCCAACGCCCAGCGGATAGATGCACGTTACCGTGCTGCACAGCAGGAGCAAAAGATTGTATTGTTGCAACAGGAAGCTGCTTTTGCCAGCAAACGCAATTGGTTATATACCGGCCTGGGAATAGCGGTGCTGGCTGCCTTGGCGTTATTGCTTGTTTCTTATAACTACCGATTAAAAGCTTCCCTGCGTAAGCACGAACTGGCAGATAAAGAAAAGGAAGAAGCGGAGCTGAAAGTAAGACTGAAAGAAGCCGAAACTAACCAGCTATTGGCCGAACAGGCATTACTGCGCGAACGGCAGCAACGACTGGAAAAAGAATTATTGGCCGAGCAATTGCAAAAAGAGGAGAAAAGCCAGCTGATGGAACTACTGGCAGATAAAACCTCCCCACAAGACGACCAGGTAAAACGCCTGGTGAAGCGGCAACAGCAAATGGATGAAGAATATGAAGGCTTGAAAACCGACTTTGTAGAAGTACACGCCAGCTTTTTCGAGTGTTTACGGCAGCGGTCGGGTGATGCCCTCACCAGGCTGGATATGAAATACTGCGCTTATATACTTATGGGGCTTTCTAATAAGGATATATCTGTACGGTTAAGCATTGAGCCCAAAAGCATCCGGATGGCAAGGTATCGTATTAAGCAAAAGCTGGGGCTGGGGAAAGAGGATAGTCTGGATCATTTTATCAGGGCGTTAGGGTAG
- a CDS encoding peptidoglycan D,D-transpeptidase FtsI family protein — MKKITGVFILLQLLFVTASGQNYSFPITDLLPYVQHNQQDSVCALQVFPQRGTIYDRRGRVLASDSVLYDLMVRPGKVKRQDEAIICSILKITAKEYHDRLKYALNWSDPWHPNAKKTFDSPAPFKGLLSRDITASLLKRMAELQPAFTLEKRAVRRYPFNTAGHVLGYVKTGNTGETGLEESYDKVLRGVTGLQFFQCDHKSMPVKRWKGGTLDVLPERGRDVYTTIDIPLQQLGEKLMKGKRGSLVAIDPETGGILAMVSSPGYSPTELAMNRNTYYQALRNNRDRPFLNRTITSFNAPGSVFKLFQALIALQIGVIDPGTTLVCNGGFTLCGTPAKPKCHVTGWHKPDMVRALAISCNSYFADVYRKVIGLLPQSGLTAWAESVKLFGFGRLTGIDLPAEKAGVVPDTSLINKRYKAGWNRCTILSNAIGQGEVSTTVLQLANAINIIAGKGWYYPPHVADSIGGITNSGYLQRHTRIKAFDLPDSSWNRVHQGMYEAVQAKYGTAYSARINGLDICGKTGTVENGKGEKDHAVFAAFAPRAHPRIAIVCLVENGGFGATVAAPVVTQLISKYLGGR, encoded by the coding sequence ATGAAAAAAATTACAGGTGTTTTTATATTGTTGCAATTATTGTTTGTTACTGCTTCCGGCCAGAACTACAGTTTTCCTATAACAGATCTGTTGCCCTATGTGCAGCATAACCAGCAGGATAGTGTGTGTGCATTACAGGTGTTTCCGCAACGTGGCACTATATACGACCGGAGGGGCAGGGTGCTGGCATCGGACTCTGTTTTGTACGATCTGATGGTGCGTCCCGGTAAGGTAAAGCGGCAGGATGAAGCTATTATTTGCAGCATTCTGAAAATTACTGCTAAGGAATACCACGACAGGTTGAAATATGCACTGAACTGGTCTGATCCCTGGCATCCCAACGCGAAAAAAACATTCGACAGTCCTGCTCCGTTTAAAGGCCTGCTATCCCGGGATATTACCGCCAGCCTGTTAAAGAGGATGGCGGAACTACAGCCTGCATTTACGCTCGAAAAACGGGCGGTTAGGCGTTATCCTTTCAATACGGCCGGGCATGTGCTGGGATATGTAAAAACAGGTAATACCGGAGAAACCGGTTTGGAAGAAAGTTATGATAAGGTGTTGCGGGGTGTTACCGGCTTACAGTTTTTTCAATGCGATCACAAGAGCATGCCTGTAAAAAGATGGAAGGGGGGAACGCTGGACGTGTTGCCGGAAAGAGGGCGCGATGTGTATACTACCATAGACATTCCTTTGCAGCAACTGGGCGAAAAACTCATGAAAGGCAAAAGAGGTAGCCTGGTAGCTATTGATCCCGAAACCGGTGGTATTCTGGCTATGGTAAGCAGTCCTGGATATAGTCCCACTGAGCTGGCTATGAACCGTAATACCTATTACCAGGCTTTACGTAATAACCGGGATCGTCCTTTTCTCAATCGTACCATTACCAGTTTCAACGCGCCCGGTTCGGTATTTAAATTATTCCAGGCATTAATTGCCTTGCAGATAGGTGTTATCGACCCCGGCACCACATTGGTGTGTAACGGAGGTTTTACATTGTGTGGCACCCCGGCCAAACCCAAGTGTCATGTAACGGGCTGGCATAAGCCCGATATGGTGCGGGCGCTGGCTATTAGTTGTAACAGCTATTTTGCAGACGTGTACCGGAAAGTCATTGGTTTGCTGCCGCAGTCAGGGCTGACTGCCTGGGCCGAATCGGTAAAGCTATTTGGCTTTGGCCGTTTAACCGGTATTGACCTGCCGGCCGAGAAAGCAGGCGTTGTGCCGGATACCTCGCTCATCAACAAACGATATAAAGCCGGATGGAACCGGTGTACTATTTTATCCAATGCCATAGGCCAGGGCGAAGTAAGTACTACGGTACTGCAACTGGCTAACGCTATCAATATCATTGCAGGTAAAGGCTGGTATTATCCGCCACACGTAGCAGATAGTATTGGCGGAATTACCAACAGCGGCTATTTACAACGACACACCAGGATAAAAGCATTTGATTTACCCGACAGCTCCTGGAATAGGGTACATCAGGGCATGTACGAAGCAGTACAGGCTAAATATGGCACAGCGTACAGCGCCCGCATCAACGGCCTGGATATCTGCGGTAAAACCGGTACAGTAGAAAATGGAAAAGGGGAAAAGGATCATGCGGTTTTTGCAGCCTTTGCGCCGCGTGCGCACCCACGCATTGCGATTGTATGCCTTGTTGAAAATGGGGGCTTTGGGGCTACGGTAGCAGCACCTGTGGTAACTCAGTTGATTAGTAAATACCTGGGCGGCCGGTAG
- a CDS encoding ankyrin repeat domain-containing protein produces the protein MIDLLKKILQPKPARKLLQAIATEKNDLTKELLENGYSANAIDETGQHVLFSVMANNTNTRLAIVELLLAYGADVNCRRADGCTPVFLARGEVLQLLLANQANVIVKNNQGATPLHFATDVEEAKVLVDLGLNINERDNEHNSILHNSMYGSYELVKYCLESGADVHAQNQKGWTPLTSLARTEKVMEQDKLADIIAKAELLLEAGADINVLDYRKWTISDHAIFVNNNPFAIWLRTMQRPYGARTLHKGKSLERWTSATGSYNNRLPGNDGLCME, from the coding sequence ATGATCGACCTCCTTAAAAAAATACTGCAACCTAAGCCAGCTCGTAAGTTATTGCAAGCAATAGCTACTGAAAAAAACGACCTGACAAAAGAATTGCTGGAAAACGGTTATAGCGCTAACGCAATAGATGAAACCGGCCAGCACGTGCTTTTTTCTGTTATGGCCAACAACACCAACACCCGGCTTGCCATTGTAGAATTACTGCTTGCTTATGGTGCTGATGTCAATTGCCGCAGGGCAGATGGCTGCACCCCGGTGTTCCTGGCCAGGGGCGAAGTATTACAGCTATTGCTGGCAAACCAGGCCAATGTAATAGTGAAAAACAATCAGGGAGCTACGCCACTACATTTTGCTACAGACGTAGAAGAAGCGAAAGTGTTGGTGGATCTTGGGTTGAACATCAATGAACGTGATAATGAGCACAACAGCATATTGCATAACAGTATGTATGGAAGCTATGAGCTGGTGAAGTATTGCCTGGAAAGTGGAGCGGATGTGCATGCACAAAACCAGAAAGGCTGGACACCCCTCACAAGCCTGGCCCGTACAGAAAAGGTAATGGAGCAGGATAAGCTGGCCGATATAATAGCGAAAGCCGAACTGTTGCTGGAAGCCGGAGCCGATATCAATGTACTTGATTACAGAAAGTGGACGATCTCTGATCATGCCATTTTTGTAAACAATAATCCGTTTGCCATCTGGTTAAGAACCATGCAGCGGCCCTATGGTGCGCGTACCTTGCATAAAGGTAAATCGTTGGAGCGATGGACGTCTGCTACGGGCTCTTATAACAATCGCCTGCCTGGTAATGATGGGTTGTGTATGGAGTAG
- a CDS encoding glycoside hydrolase family 5 protein gives MKKYILTIACLYSLTLYAQTVAPLQVTGTQLSDSTSQPVTLYGMSFGWSCFHPRFYTAETVQWLKNDWKANVVRAAMGIEPEDGYLKNPEGNIKRITTVIDAAIKTGIYVIIDWHSHNIFTREAQVFFDSMSARYGHYPNVIYEVLNEPMHQSWQDIKQYSATIIATIRKNDPDNIILVGNPEWDQRIDLVQKDPIKGYSNIMYTMHFYAGTHKQWLRDRTDEAIRNGIPVFISESAGMEATGDGPMDYPEWQRYYEWIVKNKLSWITWSVSDKKETCSVLLKSASSKGQWKPGDLRESGIATRNYLRQLATPSQKAPSQTSF, from the coding sequence ATGAAAAAGTACATTCTGACTATTGCCTGCCTTTACAGCCTGACGCTGTATGCTCAAACGGTTGCACCCTTACAGGTAACCGGCACACAACTATCCGACTCCACCAGCCAGCCGGTAACATTATATGGAATGAGTTTTGGCTGGAGCTGCTTTCACCCCCGGTTTTATACAGCCGAAACGGTGCAATGGTTGAAAAACGACTGGAAGGCAAATGTAGTAAGGGCAGCCATGGGCATAGAACCCGAAGATGGCTACCTGAAAAACCCGGAAGGCAATATTAAACGCATTACCACCGTAATAGATGCCGCTATTAAAACAGGTATTTATGTTATTATAGATTGGCACAGCCACAACATTTTCACCCGCGAGGCACAGGTATTCTTTGATAGCATGTCTGCCCGGTATGGGCATTATCCCAACGTGATTTACGAGGTGCTCAACGAACCCATGCACCAATCGTGGCAGGATATCAAACAATACTCCGCAACCATTATTGCCACCATCCGCAAAAACGATCCGGATAATATTATTCTGGTAGGCAATCCTGAATGGGATCAACGGATTGACCTGGTACAAAAAGATCCGATAAAGGGCTATTCCAACATCATGTACACCATGCACTTTTATGCCGGCACACACAAACAGTGGCTAAGAGACAGAACCGACGAAGCTATCAGAAATGGCATACCTGTATTCATTTCAGAATCAGCCGGCATGGAAGCCACGGGTGATGGCCCTATGGATTACCCCGAGTGGCAGCGCTATTATGAATGGATAGTAAAAAACAAACTCAGCTGGATCACCTGGTCTGTTTCAGATAAAAAAGAAACCTGCTCGGTATTACTGAAAAGCGCATCCTCTAAAGGCCAATGGAAACCCGGCGACCTGCGGGAGTCGGGCATAGCCACCCGAAACTATTTACGCCAGCTGGCTACCCCATCTCAGAAGGCGCCTTCCCAAACATCTTTTTAA
- a CDS encoding helix-turn-helix domain-containing protein, with translation MTNPTEIIPGVIFFSYLATMRKEHHAFLTHSALVLQVAGELTLETASQKISTRRGQMLLIGKNQLGQLTKTPLPGEDYETIVIALQEDLLRAIALEEQMEARHKYTGLPNVLIPPNDFLQGYFQSVIPYVRNADEKIRASMGMLKVKEGVKLLLHTMPELRDLLFDFSEPYKIDLEKFMLSNFHFNVPVEKFAQLTGRSLAGFKRDFKTLFAASPRQWLQERRLTEARHLIEHKNKKPSAIYLDLGFESLSHFSHSFKKMFGKAPSEMG, from the coding sequence ATGACAAATCCTACCGAAATTATTCCAGGAGTTATCTTTTTCTCTTACCTCGCCACTATGCGAAAAGAGCATCATGCTTTTCTTACGCATAGCGCCCTGGTGTTGCAGGTGGCGGGTGAGCTGACATTGGAAACAGCCAGCCAGAAAATTTCAACACGGAGAGGTCAGATGCTGCTGATTGGTAAAAACCAGTTAGGGCAACTGACCAAAACGCCTTTACCTGGTGAGGATTATGAAACTATAGTGATTGCCCTGCAGGAAGATTTACTACGGGCTATTGCGTTGGAAGAGCAGATGGAGGCGCGGCATAAATATACCGGCCTGCCCAATGTGCTGATTCCACCTAATGATTTCCTGCAGGGTTATTTTCAATCGGTGATACCTTATGTGCGCAATGCCGATGAAAAAATAAGAGCATCTATGGGCATGTTAAAAGTGAAAGAAGGGGTGAAGCTGCTGCTGCACACTATGCCTGAACTCCGTGATTTACTGTTCGACTTCTCAGAGCCTTATAAAATTGACCTGGAAAAATTCATGCTTAGCAACTTTCATTTCAACGTTCCGGTAGAGAAGTTTGCCCAGCTTACCGGCAGAAGCCTGGCCGGGTTTAAGCGTGACTTTAAAACCTTGTTCGCTGCTTCGCCCAGGCAATGGTTGCAAGAAAGGCGATTGACAGAAGCTCGTCACCTCATAGAACATAAGAACAAAAAGCCTTCTGCTATTTATCTCGACTTAGGCTTTGAAAGCCTTTCGCATTTCTCCCATTCTTTTAAAAAGATGTTTGGGAAGGCGCCTTCTGAGATGGGGTAG
- a CDS encoding DUF4870 domain-containing protein: MTNRTMAIVAYITLIGWIISYVNYRQSNEKSAFVQYHLTQSLGVMILSIILSVASGILVGILPSLATLFYIVSLLPLVLMLMGIITASNNAERPVPLIGKMVEGKFSL, encoded by the coding sequence ATGACAAATCGCACCATGGCTATTGTAGCCTACATTACGCTGATCGGCTGGATTATCTCCTACGTGAATTACCGCCAGTCTAACGAAAAAAGCGCCTTTGTGCAATATCACCTGACACAATCACTGGGCGTGATGATCCTTTCTATTATACTGAGTGTAGCCAGCGGCATACTGGTAGGTATACTACCTTCCTTAGCCACCCTATTCTATATCGTTTCCCTACTGCCACTGGTATTAATGCTCATGGGCATTATCACCGCCAGCAATAATGCAGAACGCCCCGTTCCCTTAATAGGCAAAATGGTGGAAGGCAAGTTTAGCCTGTAA
- a CDS encoding S41 family peptidase, producing the protein MVNTAQTTTPRFSADTVIHLLQDTYLELAAKHPGFYRYVSRPEYQQYIDSLKKTITDSLTEVEVYQKLKPFTAKMGCLHTGVSLPAAYTDSINHLPNLFPFQVAIQNNRMYVIQNFSGDTAIHPGDEIVQINSHTIPQLLQVILPAIPSDGNNTTLKYRAVYHLFPTLYRNLVQTTNSFQVQVLHQSNSHTFTLPAKSFDAIASNGFLKEVSPAQQLHFSITDSIGVLTIHSFSVSDIKKSKQQFSNFINAAFQNLNQQHIPHLIVDLRNNTGGSDGNAALLTSYFFDTAYRYWDRIEVTEAIAKDIKGATTLFYRKPIQKDNTWLWQKARTVRDFDYYETQKPAKNHYTGKVYVLINGFCMSSCADVTAVLAHHQKATFIGEETGGGYQGNNSGLMPVTTLAPTRLRLTVPLQAYYNAVNPAVYMGRGTMPDYTINETINDYITGNDPVMKAAIDTIKKTPAAL; encoded by the coding sequence TTGGTAAATACAGCACAAACCACCACACCACGCTTTAGTGCTGACACTGTGATTCATCTGCTACAGGACACCTATCTCGAACTGGCAGCCAAACACCCGGGATTTTACCGGTATGTTTCCCGGCCTGAATATCAACAGTACATCGATTCTCTAAAAAAAACGATCACAGATTCTTTAACAGAAGTGGAAGTATATCAAAAATTAAAACCTTTTACCGCAAAGATGGGCTGCCTTCATACCGGAGTGAGCCTGCCGGCGGCTTATACAGATTCTATCAACCACCTGCCTAATTTATTCCCTTTCCAGGTAGCCATTCAAAACAACCGGATGTATGTGATACAAAACTTTTCAGGCGATACTGCTATTCATCCGGGCGATGAAATTGTTCAGATAAACAGCCACACCATCCCCCAACTGCTACAGGTAATACTACCTGCAATACCATCGGATGGCAACAACACCACTCTTAAATACCGGGCAGTGTATCATTTGTTTCCTACCCTGTACAGAAACCTGGTGCAAACCACCAACAGCTTCCAGGTGCAGGTGCTACATCAAAGCAACAGCCATACATTCACCCTACCTGCTAAAAGTTTTGATGCCATTGCCAGTAATGGCTTTTTAAAAGAAGTTAGCCCTGCACAACAACTCCATTTTTCTATTACTGACAGCATAGGCGTTTTAACCATCCATAGTTTTAGCGTATCGGATATAAAAAAAAGCAAGCAGCAATTTAGCAATTTCATCAACGCCGCCTTTCAAAACCTGAACCAGCAACATATTCCTCATTTAATAGTGGATCTGCGTAATAACACCGGCGGTTCGGATGGCAACGCTGCATTGTTGACCAGCTACTTTTTCGACACCGCTTACAGGTACTGGGATAGAATTGAGGTAACAGAAGCCATTGCCAAAGATATTAAAGGCGCCACTACCCTGTTTTATCGTAAACCCATACAAAAAGACAATACCTGGCTGTGGCAAAAAGCCAGAACAGTACGGGACTTTGATTATTACGAAACACAAAAACCGGCCAAAAACCATTACACAGGTAAAGTATACGTGCTTATCAACGGTTTTTGCATGTCGTCATGTGCCGATGTAACAGCTGTGCTGGCACACCACCAAAAAGCCACCTTTATAGGAGAAGAAACCGGCGGCGGATACCAGGGCAACAACAGCGGGCTCATGCCGGTTACTACTTTAGCCCCCACCCGGCTAAGGCTAACCGTGCCCTTACAAGCATACTACAATGCAGTAAACCCAGCCGTATACATGGGCAGAGGCACTATGCCCGATTATACCATTAACGAAACCATCAACGACTACATAACGGGCAACGACCCTGTTATGAAGGCAGCAATAGATACCATAAAAAAAACTCCGGCT